ttatttccaGCAGTTTTGTCCGGTGGCTACAAAGTGAGCTGTCCATGGTgctgattaaaaacaaaacaaaacgtgCGTTTGTGGCGTGTGTAGATGGTATGAACTACATCAATAAAGTATGCAGTTCTAAAAATGTATACGATATAGAAATGACCAATATAAATGCTCACAAAAGGTAGAGTATCcagttaaaatataaacacttttaaGACTGTAATATCATAATAGTAtgcctactttttttttttttttttgcacaaaaagtcaattttgtttacaatattttgtttgtattgaGAGTTTTGTAGGAAGCACTTCTTCACATATTGTCAATAATAATGTTTCATAGTTATATTTGGCATGCCAGTAATTTAAACCCGCATTATCAGAATAATCTCTGTAAATACGGAGCGTATGCACACCATACAACCTCACAAGCTGTTTACCTAAACTCAACTGAACCACACAGTGTCGCTGTTGATTAACTGTGCTTTCTGGGCATTAGAACACACCACATTCTTTTAACAGCAGTCATTTGTCGAAATAGCAGTGCTATCCACGGCATAAATCAGTTGTTTGTGAGGAggattttgaacttttttactttattaGATACAAGAAAATATGGCGAAAACATCTAAATTGTGTTGGGCCAAATGGCGATTATGGATAACGTCGCTTCTCTTTTGCGTTACCAGTGCTGATGTTCGTTATTCTGTGccgaagggaaaaaaaaacaaaacatgttatCGGAAGTCTAAGTAAGGAACTTAGTTTGGATTCTAATAGCTTGAGGTTTCGCAAAGCCCGTTTGGATTATCAAGGGGAGAGAAGGTACTGTGAAGTAGACCTAGATTCAGGAAATCTTTTTGTTTCGGAAAGGATCGACCGAGAGATGCTATGCGGCACTGCCTCCCCCTGCCTCATGCACTTTGAATTCATTCTTGAAAATCCTCTAGAGCTTCATAACGTTGTTTTGGAGGTCCAGGACATCAATGATAACCCTCCTGTTTTCCCTAAAGACTCAATTAAACTTGAGATAAGCGAAGGGGCACCATCcggaagcaaattacaaatagcTCGCGCACGGGATTTGGATGTTGGAATTAATTCAGTTCAGACGTATATTCTCagtcaaaacaaacattttgttcTTGATACAAAATCAAATAAAGACAGGTATGTGGACATTGTTTTGAAAAACAGTCTGGATAGAGAGACAAAAGGAGAGCATTCCTTGATTTTGTCAGCGGTCGATGGGGGGAATCCTCCTAAATCTGGATCTGTTGTTATTGAAGTGCTCGTGATAGACGTGAATGATAATGCACCAGTGTTTTCGCAGCCTTTGTACAAGACTCGTTTATCTGAAAATTCAGCACTCGGAACTTCTGTCATCAAAATTACTGCAACCGATGTGGATGAGGGCGCAAATGGACAGATTACGTATTATATCAATCACCTATCCGACAACACTAAAGAATTGTTTAAAATTGACGAAAATTACGGAGAAATATCTGTTGCTGGACAGTTGGACCACGAGAAGGCCTCCTCGTACGAGATGGAAGTGCAGGCGGAGGATGGTGGAGGTCAGACAGGCCACTGTAAAGTTATTATTGAAATAGATGATGTCAATGACAACGCGCCGGTTATATCTGTAAAGTCTCTGAAAAACCAAATCCCAGAAAACATCCCACCTGGTTCAGAGATCGCTGTAATAAACGTAAAGGACCAAGATTCAGGTGAAAACAGTCTGGTTACTTGTTCCATTTCGACGAGTCTGCCATTTCAACTACAGCCGTACATCAAGTCTTATTTCATTATCACTACAACTACTTCGCTTGATCGAGAACAAATCGAAAATTATAATGTGACAATAACAGCAAAGGACGGAGGTACACCCCCCTTATTCTCTAATATAACTCTGaatatacaagtttcagacATCAACGACAACTCCCCTACATTTGAGTTGCAGAGCTATGCTGTTTATATAAGAGAAAATAACAAAGCAGGCACCTCTGTTTGTTCTGTCAGTGCAAATGACCCAGACTGGAGACAGAACGGGACTGTACTGTACTCTCTGGTACCCAgtgaagtcaatggggtcccaGTGTCCTCATTTCTATCTGTTAATGGAGATACGGGGGTGATTCATGCTGTAAGATCATTTGACTATGAGCAGTTCAGAAACTTCAGTGTCAAAGTTGTTGCCAGAGACAATGGTTCTCCTCCTCTCAGCAGTAACGTGACTGTGAAAGTCTTCATAACAGATGAGAATGATAACTCTCCACAGATATTATATCCTGTTCCAGATGGAAAGTCTTTAATGACTGAAATGGTCCCTAAAGCGACTCTCTCGGGCTCTCTGGTCTCAAAGGTGATCGCTGTAGATGCTGACTCTGGACAGAACGCATGGCTGTCCTATCAGATCTTGAAATCTACTGATCCGGGACTTTTCACCATTGGTCTCCATAGTGGAGAGATCAAAACACAACGAGACATTTCTGAATCTGACAATATGAAGCAGAATCTTGTTATTTCAGTGAAGGATAACGGGCAGCCCTCTCTGTCTACAACCTGTGCTGTGAATTTACTGATTTCTGACAACCTTTCTGAAGTTCCTGAACTTAAAGATATGACTTATGAGGACAACAACTCTAAATTAACATCATACTTGATCATTGCATTAGTTTCCGTGTGCACCTTCTTCCTGACGTTCATCATACTGATCTTGGCAGTGAAGTTTTGTCACAGGAGAAAGCCCAGACTGTTGTTTGATAGAGCAGTTGCTGTTCCCAGCGCCTATCTGCCTCCCAACTATGCAGAGGTGGATGGAGCAGGAACTCTCCGCAGCTCCTACAATTATGACGCGTATCTAACCACAGGCTCGCGCACAAGTGACTTTAAATTTGTGAGATCATATAACGAAAACACGCTTCCTGCTGGTGGGACTCTGAGAAAGGAAGGCAATATTCAGTTTAGCTCGAGCATGATAACACTAGATGTTACAGGAAATGAAGATGAGGTAAGAGAGGCAGAACTCCTCTGGACTCCTTTTAATAACTGTATTTCGTGGTGtctatgttatatatatatatatatatatatatatatatatatatatatatatatatatatatatatgaagagtttcgttgcaaaacgagataactccgtttttttattttttcaaaaatcttgtattttggttgtgcattccaattaatatcaattcaactgcagttggtttgttttgatttaaaccttcataacttaaaaaatacagctaagtagcaccataaaacaaaataataatatgataacataataataaacatgttttgacaaatgttaaaaacggagttatctcgttttgcaacgaaactcttcatatatatatataaataattacatatcTATTATTATGTCAGCTATACTTCCTTTTAAAGCGGTTCTTGTTTAAACTTTCTGGGTGATTATTTATGAAAAGCTCATACCTCATTATAATTTGTTTGTATTACATTTCTATCAGCTGTCTTCACTTTCTGCCTTTCATGTGAAGGTACCTGTAAAACACGATGGTCACAGCTCTAGTGAAACTATTTAAGTTGAACAGATTGAATGTTTGACTagttttttatgtatatatatatatatatatatatatatatatatatatatatatatatatatatatatatattgcattgtTTGCATACTGTTATCAGTTTCTGTTGTGATTGAATAGAACGTTGAATTGATTCATTTTTGACAAGATACACAAGTTTATTTTCTGAGGTAGGCTAATACTCTgccggtttttttttttttcctctttctttaTCTTTGTTAATGAGCCATTGCAgtctttaatatttaatgtcatATTAACCATTACATATCTCAACCATtattagttttgtgaatttaacTTCCCGTAGATCTAACTGTTCGTAAGTCAGTTTATATAATTTTCtgctgctttttatttatttatttatttatttatttatttattttttcatttatttatttatttatttgtacagCGCAGAGCATTCAAGTTACAATGTACTAAAGAACTacgtttaattaaaataatgcatAGAAAGGCATTTGTTCCTTTCTGTTTAAAACGGATTATCTCATTTATATAATTTGAATTCCCGAATTACTTCAGTATTTTCTTACGTAATCTGTCTGTGAGGTTCTTCGGTTTCAGCACCACACTTCTGGACAGCGCCAGTACTGTACGTTGTACTGTTGAACTGAAGACGTGACCTTTTTTAGTTACTTTCCAATATGTCTTATTCTTAAGGAAATCATTATTTCACAATAACGAGATTTGAAATACCGCACACTTAACTTATTTGATGTCTAATGTCTTTTCATTAAATACTCAAATGATGCAATACACAAAATATACTCAGAGTGTCGCTATTCACCAAGAGTGCAGACTGATGCGTCTCTCCTCCCACACTTAATGTGTGCAGTATGAGCTCTGTCTGCCAGAATAAACAACGCACTAAATGGAGTAACAGTCTGTCGACGCTGATTGAATTACTAGAATATCATCCGTCAAACATAATTCTTGACCAGGTGAAACATAGAATTTTCAAAAAATGGAATACAGATTATTTTCAGTTCCTTTCTTTGCGTTTTTTGTGGCTCTCCTTCTGTTTCCTCTGAAAACCGTCTGTGCAGATCTGAGCTACAATATTCCGGAAGAAACGAAGCGCCAGTATGTGATCGGGAATATAGCCAAGGATCTCAGGATGGATGTTAAACAACTATCTACTCGTAAAGCTCGGATAGACACGGAGGACAGCAGCAAACGGTATTGTGATATTAATCTGAATACTGGTGATTTAATCGTGGCAGAGACAATAGACCGAGAGGAGCTTTGTGGATCTCGAATGTCCTGCATTCTCAGTTATGAGCTCGTCCTGGAAAATCCCCTTGAAGTTCACCGTATAATTCTGCAAATCCAGGACATAAATGATAACGCACCACGATTTCCAAATGAGCGTATTAATTTTGAAATCACCGAATCAGCAGCTAAAGGCCAGCGATTCCGTTTGGATGAAGCTCATGACAAGGATATCGGACATAACGTTGTTAATGGCTATTCACTGGcgaaaaataaacattttgttttgaatGTTCATGATACTGCAGACGGAGGGAAATATGCTGAACTTGTGTTGGAAAAGGAGCTGGATCGTGAACAGCAGAAGGAGATAGATATGATTCTCACAGCCACTGATGGAGGTTCACCGCAGAGGTCTGGCACTGCTGTCATTCACATCACTGTTCTTGATGCCAATGATAATGTTCCAGTATTTAGTCAGCCTGTTTATAAGGTCACTCTGGCTGAAAATACACCTTCAGGAACAGAAATAATCAGAGTGAGCGCCACAGATGCTGATGAAGGTCCAAACGGGGAAGTGACTTATGAATTCAGTAGAATATCAGATAAAGCtgtaaaattattttctattaATAAAACAACAGGACAAATTGTTGTGACCGGAGAAATTGATTATGAAAATGAAAGGAACTGTGAAATTATAATTCAGTCCAAAGATGCATCTGGATTGGCTTCAACTGCTAAAGTCATCATAGATATAACTGATGTTAATGATAATCCACCTAGAATCATCCTTAAATCTTTGAATAACCCGATACCTGAAAACTCTGAGCCAGGCACTGAGGTGGGAATCATTAATGTTCAAGACAAAGACTCAGGAGAAAACCGGCAGATTCGTTGCTCTGTTCAGCAAAATGTTCCTTTCAAACTGAACCCATCTGTTAAAAACTATTTCTCTCTAGTAACTACAAAAGCTCTAGACCGAGAGAAAGAATCTGATTACAACATTACCATCACAGCCACAGATGGGGGATCTCCACCATTATCCACCTCCATGACGATTCATTTATTTGTCTCAGATGTGAATGACAATCCTCCTGTATTTGAGCAGCAGTCCTACAGTGCTTATATAAGTGAAAATAACAAATCAGGCACCTCTGTTTGTTCTGTCAGTGCAAATGACCCAGACTGGAGACAGAATGGGACTGTACTGTACTCTCTGGTACCCAgtgaagtcaatggggtcccaGTGTCCTCATTTCTATCTGTTAATGGAGATACAGGGGTGATTCATGCTGTAAGATCATTTGACTATGAGCAGTTCAGAAACTTCAGTGTCAAAGTTGTTGCCAGAGACAATGGTTCTCCTCCTCTCAGCAGTAACGTGACTGTGAAAGTCTTCATAACAGATGAGAATGATAACTCTCCACAGATATTATACCCTGTTCCAGATGGAAAGTCTTTAATGACTGAAATGG
This genomic stretch from Megalobrama amblycephala isolate DHTTF-2021 linkage group LG2, ASM1881202v1, whole genome shotgun sequence harbors:
- the LOC125259562 gene encoding protocadherin beta-7-like isoform X32, with protein sequence MEYRLFSVPFFAFFVALLLFPLKTVCADLSYNIPEETKRQYVIGNIAKDLRMDVKQLSTRKARIDTEDSSKRYCDINLNTGDLIVAETIDREELCGSRMSCILSYELVLENPLEVHRIILQIQDINDNAPRFPNERINFEITESAAKGQRFRLDEAHDKDIGHNVVNGYSLAKNKHFVLNVHDTADGGKYAELVLEKELDREQQKEIDMILTATDGGSPQRSGTAVIHITVLDANDNVPVFSQPVYKVTLAENTPSGTEIIRVSATDADEGPNGEVTYEFSRISDKAVKLFSINKTTGQIVVTGEIDYENERNCEIIIQSKDASGLASTAKVIIDITDVNDNPPRIILKSLNNPIPENSEPGTEVGIINVQDKDSGENRQIRCSVQQNVPFKLNPSVKNYFSLVTTKALDREKESDYNITITATDGGSPPLSTSMTIHLFVSDVNDNPPVFEQQSYSAYISENNKSGTSVCSVSANDPDWRQNGTVLYSLVPSEVNGVPVSSFLSVNGDTGVIHAVRSFDYEQFRNFSVKVVARDNGSPPLSSNVTVKVFITDENDNSPQILYPVPDGKSLMTEMVPKATLSGSLVSKVIAVDADSGQNAWLSYQILKSTDPGLFTIGLHSGEIKTQRDISESDNMKQNLVILVKDNGQPSLSTTCAVNLLISDNLSEVPELKDMTYEDNNSKLTSYLIIALVSVCTFFLTFIILILAVKFCHRRKPRLLYDGAVAVPSAYLPPNYAEVDGAGTLRSSYNYDAYLTTGSRTSDFKFVRSYNENTLPAGGTLRKDNIQFDSSMITLDVTGNEDEQKPPNSDWRFPPNQRPGPSGAGVRPDEAGAGAGVIAGTGPWPNPPTEAEQLQALMAAANEVSEATATLGPRYNPQYGPDYRQNVYIPGSTATLTANPQQQVPQQALPPPQALPPAEVPKAAQTPASKKKPTKKDKK
- the LOC125259562 gene encoding protocadherin beta-7-like isoform X16, giving the protein MEYRLFSVPFFAFFVALLLFPLKTVCADLSYNIPEETKRQYVIGNIAKDLRMDVKQLSTRKARIDTEDSSKRYCDINLNTGDLIVAETIDREELCGSRMSCILSYELVLENPLEVHRIILQIQDINDNAPRFPNERINFEITESAAKGQRFRLDEAHDKDIGHNVVNGYSLAKNKHFVLNVHDTADGGKYAELVLEKELDREQQKEIDMILTATDGGSPQRSGTAVIHITVLDANDNVPVFSQPVYKVTLAENTPSGTEIIRVSATDADEGPNGEVTYEFSRISDKAVKLFSINKTTGQIVVTGEIDYENERNCEIIIQSKDASGLASTAKVIIDITDVNDNPPRIILKSLNNPIPENSEPGTEVGIINVQDKDSGENRQIRCSVQQNVPFKLNPSVKNYFSLVTTKALDREKESDYNITITATDGGSPPLSTSMTIHLFVSDVNDNPPVFEQQSYSAYISENNKSGTSVCSVSANDPDWRQNGTVLYSLVPSEVNGVPVSSFLSVNGDTGVIHAVRSFDYEQFRNFSVKVVARDNGSPPLSSNVTVKVFITDENDNSPQILYPVPDGKSLMTEMVPKATLSGSLVSKVIAVDADSGQNAWLSYQILKSTDPGLFTIGLHSGEIKTQRDISESDNMKQNLVILVKDNGQPSLSTTCAVNLLISDNLSEVPELKDMTYEDNNSKLTSYLIIALVSVCTFFLTFIILILAVKFCHRRKPRLLYDGAVAVPSAYLPPNYAEVDGAGTLRSSYNYDAYLTTGSRTSDFKFVRSYNENTLPAGGTLRKDNIQFDSSMITLDVTGNEDEQKPPNSDWRFPPNQRPGPSGTHRFHTLQQRWTPYEKSRAGVRPDEAGAGAGVIAGTGPWPNPPTEAEQLQALMAAANEVSEATATLGPRYNPQYGPDYRQNVYIPGSTATLTANPQQQVPQQALPPPQALPPAEVPKAAQTPASKKKPTKKDKK